From the genome of Globicephala melas chromosome 16, mGloMel1.2, whole genome shotgun sequence, one region includes:
- the LOC115856476 gene encoding synaptotagmin-15-like produces the protein MERKARSSQLAAEQVALVIAGILGGLLLLLLLMVVSRCLWKRLCATFAYEELSGTTAASSTQGHKLCPPDARTQASRPPGVPFVVPPSLQSQDWVPLSSREWAQAPQDPCPAPELLPHATRSNLGDACVVGTINPELYKIPEDKSETHFPEGCLGRLWFSVEYQQWAERLLVGLIKAQRLQAPSEPCSPLVKLHLLPDERRFLQSKTKRGTTSPQFDEHFIFQVPSKSVTQRVLRFTVYHVDRQRKHQLLGQVLFPLRTETLAGDCRRIIWRDLEAESLEPPSKFGDLQFCLSYNDCLNRLTVIVLRAKGLRLLQDDASFVSVLVKVSLMNHNKFVKCKKTSAVLGSANPVYSETFSFKADPAELDTASLSLAVLQRAEGDRSRELGRVVVGPYMYARGKELEHWNEMLSKPKELVRRWHALCCTTEP, from the exons ATGGAGCGTAAGGCCCGCTCCTCGCAGCTAGCTGCGG agcAGGTGGCCCTGGTGATTGCGGGCATCCTTGGGGgactgctgctactgctgctgttgATGGTGGTGAGCCGGTGTCTCTGGAAGAGGCTTTGCGCCACATTCGCCTATGAGGAGCTGTCAGGGACCACGGCTGCCTCCAGCACACAGGGACACAAGCTCTGCCCACCGGATGCCAGGACCCAGGCGAGCAG GCCACCAGGTGTACCATTCGTGGTGCCCCCTTCCCTCCAAAGCCAAGACTGGGTGCCCCTAAGCAGCAGAGAGTGGGCCCAGGCCCCACAGGACCCCTGCCCAGCCCCGGAGCTCCTGCCTCATGCCACCCGCAGCAATCTTG GAGACGCATGCGTGGTGGGGACCATCAATCCAGAGCTCTACAAGATCCCGGAGGACAAAAGTGAGACCCACTTCCCTGAGGGCTGCCTGGGGCGGCTGTGGTTCTCTGTGGAATACCAGCAGTGGGCCGAGCGACTGCTGGTGGGCCTGATCAAGGCACAGCGGCTGCAAGCCCCCTCAGAGCCCTGTAGCCCCCTGGTGAAGCTCCACCTGCTACCGGATGAGCGGCGCTTCCTCCAGTCCAAGACCAAACGCGGAACAACCAGCCCACAGTTCGACGAGCACTTCATCTTTCAG GTGCCCAGCAAGAGTGTCACCCAGAGGGTGCTGAGGTTCACGGTGTACCACGTGGACAGGCAGAGGAAGCACCAGCTCCTGGGCCAGGTGCTGTTCCCCCTGAGGACGGAGACCCTGGCGGGCGACTGTCGGCGCATCATCTGGAGAGACCTGGAGGCTGAGAGCCTGGAG cctccctccaaGTTTGGCGACCTCCAGTTCTGCCTCAGCTACAACGACTGCCTGAACCGCCTCACGGTGATCGTGCTGCGAGCCAAGGGCCTCCGACTCCTCCAGGATGACGCGAGCTTTGTCA GTGTGCTTGTCAAGGTGTCTCTGATGAACCACAACAAGTTTGTCAAGTGCAAGAAGACTTCGGCTGTGCTGGGCTCCGCCAACCCTGTGTACAGCGAGACCTTCAGCTTCAAGGCCGACCCTGCTGAGCTGGACACGGCGAGCCTCAGCCTGGCAGTGCTGCAGAGGGCCGAAGGGGACA GGAGCCGCGAGTTGGGCCGGGTGGTGGTGGGCCCCTACATGTACGCCCGAGGCAAAGAGCTGGAGCACTGGAACGAGATGCTTAGCAAACCCAAGGAGCTGGTGAGGCGCTGGCACGCGCTCTGCTGCACCACTGAGCCCTGA